In Anopheles arabiensis isolate DONGOLA chromosome 2, AaraD3, whole genome shotgun sequence, the genomic window GAGGAAGGTATGCTGGTCAACAAATATTGAACACATCCTGGCCCTGGACTTTTGGTTTTATGTTTGAAAAGTGCAGCTTGAAGCAAAGTTGATCCAGCGCAACTGCTCGCAGTTGAAGCGCTAGCATGTGGTAATTAGTTGTCGTGGTCATTATGCTGGAATTAGTCATGCCACTTAGCTGGTTAGCTTTAACAAATTCGATAAATTACACTAAAATGAATTCAATAAGGTCCGGCAGCTCttattgatttgaaaaatataacaTTTACGGACAtttttgtaagaaaaaaacagaacatgaGTAATCGAAAGCCTCTTTTTGTAATGTTGTGTACTAACACAGCTTTGAGGTGAACCTAAGGGATGTCCATATCCTCACCGATTAGTTGTTCAACCGAATTGATATGCTTATTTTTCCTCTATAAATTCAATGTAACATACTTATCATAACTTTACTAAATAAGCGCAATGGTAATTGTAATGTGTTTGAAGTATGTTTTCTAATTAGAAAAAAGGTTTACTTACGCTAAATAGGGCAATAAATTACAGCAAATAATTCCATCGGTCAATACTAATTAGAGGTCAATTTTCCAATCAGCGCATGCATTGTACACCTGCAGCACACACATCACATTCAATCATCTCCCCTAGTTAGTGTACGGCAAACGTAACAAACGAGACCGAGGATCTGTGAGAAAGAATTCTCATTTACGTAATATGCTTGTTCTGTGCcagcgaaacaaacaaaaaaaagtcatgtctAGCGCGTAGCAACATGTTTAACATATACCGATCCGAAGTGTACTAGAGTCGCTGTGCGTGCTTTTTGCCTTGATGGAGTGTATGAATCGCCTGTGTGCCTAGGTGCTAACTGTTTCGAAATAAAACGTGCATTTCACGCTAAACCATCTAGCGCCAATTTTCTCCTCCTTTGTTCGAACCTGGCGGctacacaattacacattaCACAATAGCTACAATAGATCTGTTTAATTGTTTGTGGACGTCCGATTGAAAGTTCTGTTTTGTGCTTTAATTGTAATTGCCCTGCGGGTGTGTGAGGGACGAGTGAAAAGTGCATTTCAACGCGGAAATCTAGACTAATTTGAAACAGTTTTCTGAATACAGACAGGCGTGCTGCTCCCGATGGTGCATCCACTGCTAATCTGAGCATGCCGTCGCATAGCTGACGTGTGCACGCGGTGCACAACAAGATGGAAGATACTACTATCTGGTTTCCCACGTGCAAGCGTGCGACAAAACGACCGACCCGCGTTATCAGTATCGACACGCTGGGTCGCAGCCGCCAACAGTAACGGTAAATGTAGTGAAAACTGAGCAACATCACCCAGACGCACGGGCCCGGTAAACGATTAGCCGTATCGTCCTCGTCATCGTCTTATTATATGTGGCCTGCGAAAATGATCAACTAATCGGCAGCTTTGCTGGCTTGCTGCCTGTGCCGTGTCAGAAAGAGAGATGGGTAAAGCGTGCACTTTCAATGAATCTATCATAGCGCATCGCTACTGCACGCGGAAGTGCAGCGGCAGTTTAAAGCCAACCTCCGTCAATGAGCGGTGAAAACGTGACGAAAAAAACCCAACGATGCACCGCAACGCGTGAAATGACTACTCTTCTCGGATAACTATCCCTTTTAAGGCTCGCACTGTAGGCTCACTTCATGCAACCGGTCATTAGACGTTGCCAGTTATTGTACGAGCGCGTGCTACCGCGTGTTGAGGTGTCTTCTTTGCACGGTGTGCTATAAATTATGGCGGGTGGAATTTGATTTACAGCAGACGTTTCATGGCTTCTCAGTTTGTTTTGCATCTTTCTGGAGGCGTGGAAAGAATTCGTAATGCCAGTGGAGTTAACCCTGACAAGCTGCATATGAACCAAATTTCCTTCAACTGTAGACCTTTGGGCTTGATCGAAACCTCCTCATTAGTGGCTTAATGGAACAGGCATGTGTGGCATCATTCGCGGCATCAAAACTGTGGAACTAGGCAATTACATGTAAAACATTTGTTAAAACTATGAttctttgttattataaaaaaaacgctatAAAACTAGCTCGACGGTAATAGTTGAGTGAGGATTCAATTTCCTTTGACAGAGATTGCATAagccaaaaatgaaaaaaaccctccatcATGTTCGATTGTAGTTCCTTGACTTGAACGGGGATTCTCCTGATGCCTTACCGCACGTACTTGATTTAATTGTGCACTGCGGAAATTTCTATAACCCGATCtggtgtttgtgtctgaaatAACTGCACTGTTATAGCATCGCGTTGGGCGGAGTAAGCTGGAAATGACCTGCTTTAACCCTCACCTCGGTCACGGTCAAGGATCGAAGGGTAGGTAAGAGACATTTGAACATGTTTAGCAGTTGCACAAGTTTCCTTGTGTGAGCAGTAGACTTTCTTACCACTTTAGTGTGCGTTGTACACACATGGTTCGAAGCGAGTCGTCCAGTTTaatgtttgttgcgttttattCCCTATATCTTTGATGTTTCACTCTTAGTTAGAGGGGCGATCTTCAATCGATACGAGGCACCCATTCGTGATTCTCAGCACTATTGCAAACTTCAAAACTAAGTCCTCCATCACGAGCGGCGTCTTGAAGCGATAGTTCCGCACTAGATGGGCAATCATAATCTTCATTGATAACCAGGCATACCGGATACCGATACAGTTCCGAGGTCCTCCACTAAACGGTAGATACGCGTACGGATGTCGCTCAGCTACCCTTTCCGGCAGGAAGTGATCGGGATTGAACTTTCCCGGCTCGGGTCCCCAGATCGTCGGGTCTCGATGTATCTGATAGATGCCGAGCGCTACACAGCAGTCCGCCGGAATGGTGTGTTTGTCTGGGAGGTATTCGTAAAAGTATAcgctttttaaatattgtgcTACAGTTTTTGACGTCACACTACAACCTACCATCTAGCTTAACATCTGCAGCGCACTTCCTTCCAATGACTGGTGCTACAGGGAACAGACGCATCGTTTCTTTGCACACCATCTCCGTGTACGCGAGATTGTTGGCATCTTCAATCGTCACAGGTTTCGATTTGTCTGGACACACGCTCATCACCTCCTGGTACACCATTTCCTGCACCTCGGGATGCATCGCCAGCATTAGTAGGAGGTTTGCTATTGTGGTGGCAGTCGTATCGTGCCCAGCCATGATCATCGTATCGATATGATCTTTGATGTGGTCCTCCGTTAGGGATGGATTGTGCTTGGCCAAGCTGGATAGACTGTGAGCAAAATTCAGAGCCGGCTTGCCTCCGTACGCTTCTTCCACGGGTTGCTGTTGAGCTTGGTGTGCAttttctttcacttctttCATCAGATCGAGTGACATGTTTCTGATGATGTTTACGCAGCTCGATTCGGTTGCATAATCCTTCGTAAGGCGATAGATGCATTCTATATAGCGTTCTACATGAAGAACTCGCTTAAACACGAGTGAAAGAAACGTGTCCAAGCACTGTAGATATTCATCGTGTCCGTCGTGTGCTTGAGTGCCAATATCTCTGCCAAAAGCATtttctaaaaataaacaaaaaccggTATCACCAAgactttttcaaaattaagTTTTAATCTATGACACTAACCAAATAGCGCATCGATGGTACACTTGGAGATGTATAATTGTGCGTTAAACACTCCAGCTCCAACAAATTTCCGAAGATTTTCCACCAATACCAAATCCTTCTTGTTGAAAATATCCACAAAGCTGGACAGCATCATTGGGCTGAACGAACGATTGAGCAACTTGCGTTCGGTTTTCCACACATGTTCTACAACGAGATGGTGTTTGTCGGAATTTTGTTACTAATGTTGCATGTGACAAATATGCTGAACAGGTCGTCACACATACCTGGAGCGGTAAGGAGACCGTTCTCCGCTCGGAAAAAGTTATACTGATCCATTTTGCTCAACAGATGGGGTGAGTTCATAACCTTTTGGAAGTATTCGGGATTGTCTTTGATAGCGACAATAAGCTTCGGTCCCATCCATATTCCAATTGGAGAGTTGTACCGCGGTGCGTATTTGTCGAATACTTCAATAATGTGTTCTGAAAGAATTATATCCATTATAGtacaaattacattttttttaccaaaaaggtaaacaacagCGGAACTTAACTGACTATATGAGAAGAATTACGGTCATAGTTTACAAACATTGAAGATAAAtgaaagaatgaaagaaaaacatcgtTGAAACAGTTCCAGTTTGGAACACTCAACTGATTTTTCGTTTCCATCAATTCATATCTTATTCAAATGTATTACCTCCAGTTTGCTTGCCAAAAAGAAGATAGGCATGCCCAAGGAACGGCACACACGGTGGTCCATCCATTGTGGCTGCCGATGCGTACAGCTTCCGTCGCTTCCATCGTAAGGAGAGCAGGGTGGCTAACGCCAACGATAAAACAACGTACACGAGCACTAATTGGATCGTTATCATTATGTCAAACACTCGAGCCTGCCATTGAACCtgaatcaaatcaaaacacaatAACGTCCGACAGAGCGTTGATGTACTACTTGGAAGGTGGTAAAATTTCACGTGCGATACGACACTACTTGTATTGGACACCCTTTTCTAAGGTGTACAAAGAACTGACTCGTGTGGACAGTGACGAACCTTAATTTATAGACTTCAAAAAATGAAAGGAACCTTTCGTCGGGTGGGACTAGGGCTAATGCTAATGCAAAAAAGCTAATGTAAAAAGTGCATGTGTAGGTGCGTGCAGAAAAACTTGATTCTCGGGTCACCAAGTGTTTAAAATCAAGTGCTGATAGGCTTATAGAACTGTATTAACTGTGTGGTACTTTGATTGCTATTTATATTGTTCTTGAACATCTGGTAGTTTGAGCCTATCTCTGGtgcataaaatgttttttgccataaaagatttattttattgataatCAATTAAAAGCACCTAGTataatttacatttcaatAACACCAAATGTACCATATTACAGTCTAAGTCTTGGTTAAAGAATAATCATTGACGAAAAAATGTTTGGCTATGCTCTTCCTGAGGTTCCTACTCTCTGTTGTTTGTCAACAAAATAGCACGCTACGTGCCAAAGTGCGTTGACTTTCATGTCAACACGACATATGACGCAAACCCTGTTTGCGATACGCATACCGTACGCATTATTACGCGCACTTGTTTGTGGCACACGCTCGACACTATGATCCTTGCGCAGATAACCAGTAAAGCCTGTACTGTGCCGTTTCATGTGAAATTGAAGCGTACAACAGCCGCCCAACAACGATAATCGTTGTGATACTTGCTGCTCTGCGCAAGATTTGTATAAAAGTAGGAAACTAATCAAAACTGCACTAGAAGGCAATATTTAACTTGGTATGATTGAAGTTTTTgctgaaaaaaggaaagcttgtgaaaatttattttgaccATTTAGGTAATTAAAAAGCTGATCCAGCGTTATGAAATATAGTAAATGTCGCAAAATTTTCTTTAAGCtatattttgaaataatatACTGATTTACTTGTATAAGAAATTTGCGCATTAGTGCAATGTAACACATTGTTGTTCAAAAAACAAGTGCGCAATTAACATTGTCCAAATACTCCTTGAAGATACGTTTATGTCAAAACAGATATACCAATGGGCGTCATCATTGATCTAAATTGCAGCGAAGCGCTTGCAATGTCGTCCGCCTGTAGCAGTGTTGAAAATATTAATCACTATCGAGTGCAAGGTGAACGAGCTCACACATCGGTTCGGTACAACGCCCGGTAGCCACGTAGGCAGGAGACTGCACCATGCTCAGCTAGCGTTCGGACCGAAGCTGAAAACGAATGCCGGACACGCAGGGTTTTGTAGGGCTGGGGacaaaaaacccaccaccCAGTAGCAGTGAGTTACGTTTATTAAGGAGACCGTTGCATTGGAGATGCAAAGTTAGCAGATACCTAATGAGCCTTATGATGACGCTTTCTGCACTACATGGATGTAGAATGCCGGATTCGATACACCGGTCAGTGGCTTGAAGTCGCCGTAGATTTCGTGCGACTTGGCGCGCTTGAAGATGGTCTGCAGGATTTCCTCGAAGATGCGCAGCTTGTGCGGGTAGTATGATAATCGGAACTCGCTCACATCGCTACCCGTGCTGATCTGGTAGTCCAGCGTGACGAGCGTCGGCTTGGAGGCCACGTACAGTACCGACGTTTTGATGTCCGTCGTGTGGCTGCTCTGTAAGTGTCGGAGGCAAAACGgtcagtgggtcattaagttTAATGGCGAGGGATTAATAGTGGATTAAAACACGCACATTGTAGTAGATGCACTTGGCCGGCGTTGCACCAGTGTTCATGATGTTGTCGTAGTTGCGATGATCGATCAGCAGCAGGCCGCCCGGCTTGACGCACTTCTCAAAGTTACGTATGGCCTGGATCTGTTCGCGCTGGTCGCCAAAATTGTCCAGCAAGTGGGCGAAAGAGTTGCCCAAGCACATGACCGCATCGAAGCCACCGTTCAGCAGATGCTTGATGTCGTCGTACAGGGTGAGCCAGTTTGCTTCCTCGATAACTGCGTCGTTTAGTTTGTGATTCAACGAAAACTGTGATTAGTGTCGGTTACCGATTTCAAGTCCACCGCCATCACCTTACCCCAGTTGTCAAAGCTTGGTTCCTTGCGGCGGTTCCAACGCTCCTTCAGTGCGTACTTGAGCATCTTGTCCGAGGCATCGATCGATACCACCTCGAACCCTTCCTCTAGCAGCATGATCGAGTCGACGCCCGTGCCGCACGCAACGTCCAGGATGCGCCGAACGCCATTCTCCCGCAGCTTTTCCACCAGAAAGTTGCGATAGTTCTCGGTGCGGGACTTTTTGTCACCGATGAAAATTTCCCACACCTTGGCCGCCTTACCGTCGGCGTACTGGTCACGCACACCCTCCGCCGAGATGCCGTCCGAGCGGGACTGGAAAACGGTGTCGGCCTGCGGCATGTTGAGATGGTGCGATACGGTTCTGTAGGAGGAGGATTTGCGATGAAACATTGCATTGCGATTATTATATTAACGACTTGTTTAATCACACCATAAGTTACATGGTTGTTTAGTTGCGTTAATGTTGAAGTTTGAAAATGTGGATCATTAGAAAATGGCATAAACAGCGTAATATTCTAACCATGAATCATTCATCTTTGGATGTTGTGGATTGTACTAACTGAtttaggaaaataaaaacatcacaGAAACTAAGGAAACTATTGTACACAACAACCATCTTTTACAGGCAACTATTGACGTTTTCTAGACAAAAACATGTTGACATCCAGGCAAAACTTAGTGGCAACGACTTCATAGCTAAAAAAACTCATTTGCCTTGCTCAGCTTATCAATCTACACGTCAACTTGTTGTTACTATGctgagtaaataaaaaaaacatcctgtTTGTATATAAGT contains:
- the LOC120896511 gene encoding cytochrome P450 4C1-like is translated as MITIQLVLVYVVLSLALATLLSLRWKRRKLYASAATMDGPPCVPFLGHAYLLFGKQTGEHIIEVFDKYAPRYNSPIGIWMGPKLIVAIKDNPEYFQKVMNSPHLLSKMDQYNFFRAENGLLTAPEHVWKTERKLLNRSFSPMMLSSFVDIFNKKDLVLVENLRKFVGAGVFNAQLYISKCTIDALFENAFGRDIGTQAHDGHDEYLQCLDTFLSLVFKRVLHVERYIECIYRLTKDYATESSCVNIIRNMSLDLMKEVKENAHQAQQQPVEEAYGGKPALNFAHSLSSLAKHNPSLTEDHIKDHIDTMIMAGHDTTATTIANLLLMLAMHPEVQEMVYQEVMSVCPDKSKPVTIEDANNLAYTEMVCKETMRLFPVAPVIGRKCAADVKLDDKHTIPADCCVALGIYQIHRDPTIWGPEPGKFNPDHFLPERVAERHPYAYLPFSGGPRNCIGIRYAWLSMKIMIAHLVRNYRFKTPLVMEDLVLKFAIVLRITNGCLVSIEDRPSN
- the LOC120896517 gene encoding glycine N-methyltransferase; this encodes MPQADTVFQSRSDGISAEGVRDQYADGKAAKVWEIFIGDKKSRTENYRNFLVEKLRENGVRRILDVACGTGVDSIMLLEEGFEVVSIDASDKMLKYALKERWNRRKEPSFDNWVIEEANWLTLYDDIKHLLNGGFDAVMCLGNSFAHLLDNFGDQREQIQAIRNFEKCVKPGGLLLIDHRNYDNIMNTGATPAKCIYYNSSHTTDIKTSVLYVASKPTLVTLDYQISTGSDVSEFRLSYYPHKLRIFEEILQTIFKRAKSHEIYGDFKPLTGVSNPAFYIHVVQKASS